The Arachis hypogaea cultivar Tifrunner chromosome 19, arahy.Tifrunner.gnm2.J5K5, whole genome shotgun sequence genome has a window encoding:
- the LOC112779704 gene encoding translationally-controlled tumor protein homolog produces the protein MLVYQDLLTGDELLSDSFPYKEIENGILWEVEGKWVIQGAINVDIGANPSAEGGEEDESVDDQAVKVVDIVDTFRLQEQPAFDKKQFVTYMKRYIKLLTAKLEPEQQEHFKKNIEGATKFLLSKLSDLQFFVGESMHDDGSLVFAYYKEGATDPTFLYFAHGLKEIKC, from the exons GTGATGAGCTTCTCTCTGACTCATTCCCTTACAAGGAAATTGAGAATGGAATTTTGTGGGAAGTGGAAGGAAAG TGGGTTATTCAAGGAGCAATCAATGTAGATATTGGTGCTAACCCATCTGCGGAAGGTGGAGAAGAGGATGAGAGTGTCGATGATCAAGCTGTTAAAGTTGTTGATATTGTCGATACTTTTAGGCTTCAG GAGCAACCAGCTTTTGATAAGAAACAGTTTGTTACTTACATGAAGAGATACATCAAGTTGCTGACAGCCAAATTAGAGCCAGAACAGCAAGAACACTTCAAGAAGAACATTGAGGGAGCAACTAAGTTCCTCCTCTCAAAGCTTAGTGACCTTCAATT TTTTGTTGGGGAGAGCATGCACGATGATGGAAGCCTGGTGTTTGCATATTACAAAGAAGGTGCAACTGATCCAACTTTTCTCTACTTTGCCCATGGATTGAAGGAAATCAAGTGTTAA